In the genome of Mucilaginibacter sp. 14171R-50, the window GAAATTTACAAACGCGTATTCAGCAGCGAGCGTTGGAAAGCGCTGGAAGCTAAAGGTGGTAAACCACAGCGTTTGCTTTGGGCAAGTACCGGCAGCAAAAACCCTGCGTTTAAAGATACCAAATACGTTGAGGCGCTTATTGGGCCCGAAACTGTTGATACCGTTCCGCTGGAAACCATCGACGCTTTCCGCGATCACGGCATTGCAGCAGATACGTTGATGTTAGGTTTAGACCAGGCTACCGAAACTTTGGGCAGGTTAAAAGCCCTGGGCATCGATTTAGATAAAATTACCCAGGACCTGGAAGACGAAGGCATCGAAAAATTTAATAAGCCGTTTGAAAAACTGCTGAAAGCTATCGAGGAACAGAAAAATAAGTCATAAGCTGCGCTGATGAAAAACTCAGATCTGAAGATCCTTTTTTTTGACGTTGGCGGTATTTTGCTTTCCAACGGATGGGGGCACGAGTCGCGCCGGGAGGCAGCCAAAAGATTTGGGCTGGATTACGACGAGGTGAACGCGCTGCACAATTTCATATTTAATGTATATGAGATCGGCAGTATCACGCTGGATGAATATCTTGATACCGTAATTTTTAACCACCCGCGAGATTTTGTACGGGAAGACTTCAAGGAGTTTATTTACGCGCAATCGGTTGAGCTGCCTGATATGCTTAAATGGCTAAAGGAATGGAAAAAAAATTGCGGCTTTCGTATCATATCCATTAATAACGAAGGCAAGGAGCTGAATGATTACCGGGTGCAGAAGTTTAAGCTGCACGAATGCTTTGATGCCTTTATATC includes:
- a CDS encoding HAD family hydrolase: MKNSDLKILFFDVGGILLSNGWGHESRREAAKRFGLDYDEVNALHNFIFNVYEIGSITLDEYLDTVIFNHPRDFVREDFKEFIYAQSVELPDMLKWLKEWKKNCGFRIISINNEGKELNDYRVQKFKLHECFDAFISSCEVKMRKPDPGIWQLAMGIAQASPKQCVYFDDRIMFVRTAEKLGIRSFQHTDFETTKKILNDLKKEKLN